One Mesorhizobium sp. L-2-11 genomic region harbors:
- a CDS encoding cyclic nucleotide-binding domain-containing protein — protein sequence MALDDDIRILSAVRLFESFTEEQLRLLAFGAETTRLQADHKLYREDDEADCAYIVVSGRIVLYREQDGARVPIGTAGPGTMLSELALIADTNRLTSASAEIDSEVLRLSRKMFHRILEEYPDIAVHLHQRISEDFLAMIRRIEKLAPRFDD from the coding sequence ATGGCGTTGGATGACGACATCCGCATCCTTTCCGCCGTGAGGCTCTTCGAGAGCTTCACGGAGGAACAGCTGCGTCTGCTCGCCTTTGGCGCGGAAACCACCAGGCTGCAGGCCGACCACAAGCTCTACCGCGAGGACGACGAGGCCGATTGCGCCTATATCGTGGTCAGCGGGCGCATCGTGCTGTATCGCGAGCAGGATGGTGCCCGCGTCCCGATAGGCACGGCCGGCCCCGGTACGATGTTGAGCGAACTGGCGCTGATCGCCGACACCAACCGGCTGACCAGCGCATCCGCCGAGATCGATTCGGAAGTGCTGCGGCTCAGCCGCAAGATGTTCCACCGCATCCTGGAGGAATATCCCGATATCGCGGTCCACCTGCACCAGCGCATCTCCGAGGATTTTCTGGCAATGATCCGCCGCATCGAGAAGCTGGCCCCGCGTTTCGACGACTGA
- a CDS encoding response regulator transcription factor has protein sequence MTSRTILIVDDDDDLRGTLVEQLSLYEEFDVLQESTAAKGIATARGGIIDLLIMDVGLPDMDGREAVKMLRKGGYKSPIIMLTGHDTDSDTILGLEAGANDYVVKPFRFAVLLARIRAQLRQHEQSEDATFSVGPYTFKPSQKLLIDQRGAKVRLTEKEASIIKYLYRADQKVVTRDVLLEEVWGYNSGVTTHTLETHVYRLRQKIERDPSNAEILVTESGGYKLVP, from the coding sequence ATGACTTCACGCACCATTCTGATCGTCGATGACGATGACGACCTGCGCGGCACGCTCGTCGAGCAATTGTCTCTCTACGAAGAATTCGACGTCCTGCAGGAATCAACCGCCGCCAAAGGCATCGCCACGGCCCGCGGCGGCATCATCGATCTGCTCATCATGGATGTCGGCCTCCCTGACATGGATGGCCGCGAGGCGGTGAAGATGCTGCGCAAGGGCGGCTACAAGTCGCCTATCATCATGCTGACCGGACACGACACCGATTCCGACACGATTCTCGGCCTCGAAGCCGGCGCCAACGACTATGTGGTCAAGCCGTTCCGCTTCGCGGTTCTCCTGGCCCGCATCCGTGCCCAGCTTCGCCAGCATGAGCAGAGCGAAGACGCCACCTTTTCGGTCGGCCCCTACACTTTCAAGCCTAGCCAGAAGCTTCTGATCGACCAGCGCGGCGCCAAGGTGCGGCTGACCGAAAAGGAAGCCTCGATCATCAAGTATCTCTATCGCGCCGACCAGAAGGTGGTGACGCGCGACGTGCTGCTCGAGGAAGTGTGGGGCTACAATTCCGGCGTCACCACGCACACGCTGGAAACCCATGTCTATCGGCTGCGCCAGAAGATCGAGCGCGATCCTTCCAACGCAGAAATTCTTGTGACAGAAAGTGGTGGCTACAAGCTGGTTCCTTAA
- a CDS encoding L,D-transpeptidase family protein — protein MICSVARSYKKKRACNEASAFLRKGLRVLTVRARPGHPSQGLLQAGKLVFSCALGRGGISAGKREGDGATPLGSMRLLSGYFRNDHFPGGRKTRLAMAPIGRDLGWCEVPEDRNYNRPVKIPYGASHERMLRADRLYDACLVLDWNISPRRRGRGSAIFFHLARSDFTPTQGCVAVTARTMARLLPLLSDRTVMRVVR, from the coding sequence ATGATTTGTTCCGTGGCACGATCATACAAGAAAAAACGCGCGTGCAATGAGGCGAGCGCATTTTTGCGAAAAGGGCTTCGTGTTCTCACCGTGCGCGCCAGGCCCGGCCACCCCAGCCAGGGACTTCTGCAGGCTGGCAAACTGGTGTTTTCCTGTGCGCTGGGGCGCGGCGGTATATCGGCCGGCAAGCGCGAAGGCGATGGCGCCACGCCGCTTGGGTCGATGCGGTTACTGTCGGGATATTTCCGTAACGACCATTTTCCCGGCGGCCGCAAAACCCGGCTGGCGATGGCGCCGATCGGTCGCGATCTCGGCTGGTGTGAAGTGCCCGAGGATCGCAACTACAACCGTCCGGTCAAGATTCCCTATGGCGCCAGCCACGAACGGATGCTGCGCGCCGACCGGCTTTATGACGCCTGCCTGGTGCTCGACTGGAACATTTCGCCGCGCCGCCGCGGACGCGGCAGCGCCATCTTCTTTCATCTGGCGCGCTCCGACTTCACACCGACGCAAGGCTGCGTCGCGGTGACGGCACGCACGATGGCCCGGCTGTTGCCGCTGCTGTCGGACCGCACGGTGATGAGGGTGGTGAGGTGA
- a CDS encoding LysR substrate-binding domain-containing protein, producing the protein MARLLPGTRALRTLEAAARHLNFTRAADELGLTPAAVSHQIKEIEDQLGIVLFTRTSRTIRLTEAGAVLFEASTEALDLLGRAVSRAHKLARGTALLKVTLDAQFATKWLMRRVDDFRKQRPGIELRFDIASELRDFDLDDVDVGIRFGAGKYPGLCSHRLFDNIIIPVCSPSLLASGPPLCEPRDLFHHTLAHIEWARQGVTWPNWRMWMAAAGVDDFDDSRTIVFGTSTDAVQAALDGNAVALADFAMVANDLSEGRLIRPFELGIRVPPDFAYHLVYPVASASDARIVAFRDWLLNEVHNPQPDPNEL; encoded by the coding sequence ATAGCGCGCCTGCTGCCTGGAACCCGTGCGCTGAGGACGCTGGAAGCAGCCGCCCGGCACCTCAATTTCACCCGCGCCGCGGACGAACTTGGCCTGACCCCGGCCGCGGTCAGCCACCAGATCAAGGAAATCGAGGATCAGCTCGGCATCGTGCTGTTCACGCGCACCAGCCGCACGATCCGGCTGACCGAGGCGGGCGCGGTGCTGTTCGAGGCCTCGACCGAGGCGCTCGACCTGCTTGGCCGGGCCGTCTCACGGGCGCACAAACTGGCGCGTGGAACGGCGCTGCTGAAAGTAACCCTCGACGCCCAGTTCGCGACAAAATGGCTGATGCGGCGCGTCGATGATTTTCGCAAGCAGCGGCCGGGCATCGAACTCCGCTTCGACATTGCCTCCGAATTGCGCGATTTCGACCTCGACGATGTCGATGTCGGCATCCGTTTCGGTGCGGGAAAATATCCGGGCCTTTGCAGCCATCGGCTGTTCGACAACATCATCATTCCGGTGTGCAGCCCCAGTCTGCTGGCCTCCGGCCCGCCGCTGTGCGAGCCACGCGATCTCTTCCATCACACGCTCGCCCATATCGAGTGGGCGCGACAAGGCGTGACCTGGCCGAATTGGCGGATGTGGATGGCGGCGGCCGGCGTCGACGATTTCGACGACAGTCGGACGATCGTGTTCGGCACCTCGACCGACGCCGTCCAGGCCGCGCTCGACGGCAATGCCGTTGCGCTCGCCGATTTTGCCATGGTGGCGAACGACCTTTCCGAGGGCCGGCTGATCCGGCCCTTCGAACTCGGCATCAGGGTTCCGCCCGACTTCGCCTATCATCTGGTCTATCCCGTGGCATCCGCCAGCGACGCCAGGATCGTGGCGTTCAGGGATTGGCTCCTCAACGAAGTTCACAACCCGCAGCCGGACCCGAATGAGCTTTAG
- a CDS encoding DUF1761 domain-containing protein, which produces MDFSAVNWLAVIVAAVVAWLFGAAWYMGLSKPWLKAARLDPATMSKSPLPFVISFVAEIVMALVMSLIVGAMTSGEPSLVAGLVVGFVLWLGFVATTLSVNHRYQGFGWDLTIIDCGHWLGVMLIIGAVIGWFGAGEVAS; this is translated from the coding sequence ATGGATTTTTCAGCAGTGAACTGGCTGGCGGTGATCGTCGCCGCGGTGGTGGCGTGGTTGTTCGGCGCTGCCTGGTACATGGGCCTGAGCAAGCCCTGGCTCAAGGCCGCCAGGCTTGATCCGGCGACCATGAGTAAATCGCCGCTGCCCTTCGTCATCAGCTTCGTCGCGGAAATTGTCATGGCGCTCGTCATGTCCCTGATCGTCGGAGCGATGACCAGCGGCGAACCGAGCCTCGTTGCCGGGCTCGTCGTCGGCTTCGTTCTCTGGCTCGGATTCGTCGCCACCACGCTATCGGTCAACCATCGTTACCAAGGTTTCGGCTGGGATCTGACCATCATCGACTGCGGCCACTGGCTCGGCGTGATGCTCATCATTGGCGCGGTGATCGGCTGGTTCGGCGCAGGGGAAGTCGCGAGCTGA
- a CDS encoding class I SAM-dependent methyltransferase: MAPPHVPEILLHLADEAHELWQRTEDELAKIGLPPPFWAFAWAGGQGLARYILDNPSDVHGKRVLDFASGSGLVAIAAVKAGAAEVIAADIDPFCATATRLNAGANDVAIQFLGSDCIGTDAGWDVVLAGDVFYDQFLADRLKPWFATLKARGADILVGDPGRSYLPKAGLEPLAVYEVAVTRALEDALVKRTTVWRFA; encoded by the coding sequence ATGGCGCCGCCGCATGTGCCGGAGATCCTGCTGCATCTGGCCGACGAGGCGCATGAATTGTGGCAGCGGACCGAGGATGAGCTGGCCAAGATCGGCCTGCCGCCGCCTTTCTGGGCTTTCGCCTGGGCCGGCGGCCAAGGCCTTGCCCGCTACATCCTCGATAATCCATCTGATGTGCACGGCAAGCGCGTGCTCGACTTTGCCTCCGGTTCCGGCCTTGTCGCCATTGCCGCAGTGAAGGCCGGCGCGGCAGAGGTGATCGCCGCCGACATCGACCCGTTCTGCGCGACCGCGACCCGTCTCAACGCCGGGGCCAATGATGTCGCGATACAGTTCCTCGGCTCGGACTGCATCGGAACCGACGCTGGCTGGGATGTGGTTCTGGCCGGCGACGTCTTCTACGACCAGTTCCTCGCCGACAGGCTGAAGCCATGGTTCGCAACGCTCAAGGCGCGTGGCGCCGACATCCTCGTTGGCGATCCCGGCCGCTCCTATCTGCCGAAAGCTGGACTGGAGCCGCTCGCCGTCTACGAAGTGGCGGTAACCCGAGCGCTGGAAGACGCGTTGGTCAAACGCACCACCGTCTGGCGGTTTGCTTGA
- a CDS encoding EVE domain-containing protein gives MNYWLFKSEPSVFSFEDLKAKGKAGTQWDGVRNYAARNNMKAMQIGDLGFFYHSNDGLDVVGIVEVCALARQDSTTDDPRWECVDIRAVRDVPKPVTLEQVKANPKLAEMALVRLGRLSVQPVTSAEWKEVCRMGDLTPAP, from the coding sequence ATGAACTACTGGCTGTTCAAATCCGAACCATCGGTCTTCTCCTTCGAGGACCTCAAGGCGAAGGGCAAGGCCGGCACACAGTGGGACGGCGTGCGCAACTATGCGGCGCGCAACAACATGAAGGCGATGCAGATCGGCGATCTCGGCTTCTTCTACCATTCCAACGACGGGCTCGACGTGGTCGGCATCGTCGAGGTCTGCGCGCTGGCCCGTCAGGACAGCACCACGGACGATCCGCGCTGGGAATGCGTCGATATCCGCGCCGTCAGGGATGTGCCAAAGCCGGTGACGCTGGAACAGGTCAAGGCCAATCCAAAGCTTGCCGAGATGGCGCTGGTCCGGCTCGGACGGCTTTCCGTACAGCCGGTAACGTCGGCCGAATGGAAAGAGGTCTGCCGCATGGGCGACCTGACGCCAGCGCCGTGA
- a CDS encoding YciI-like protein, which translates to MLFALICKDKPGELQVRLDTRPEHVAFLEGLNGENKLAFAGPFLDDDGKPNGSLVVVEAPNLEAAEALSAADPFARAGLFESVEIRQWNWTFNKPASA; encoded by the coding sequence ATGCTGTTTGCGTTGATTTGCAAGGACAAGCCTGGAGAGCTGCAGGTGCGGCTCGATACGCGGCCCGAGCATGTTGCCTTTTTGGAGGGACTGAACGGCGAGAACAAGTTGGCCTTCGCCGGTCCGTTCCTCGACGACGACGGCAAGCCGAACGGCAGCCTCGTCGTGGTCGAGGCGCCGAATCTGGAGGCGGCAGAAGCGCTGTCAGCGGCAGATCCCTTCGCCAGGGCCGGGCTGTTCGAAAGCGTCGAAATCCGGCAATGGAACTGGACCTTCAACAAGCCGGCGAGCGCATGA
- a CDS encoding NAD(P)H-dependent glycerol-3-phosphate dehydrogenase yields the protein MNGDGQKPPSGWRIAVLGGGAWGTALALAMLRADHFVRLYARNPETVAAIDRGENPRYLPGIALQAGIVATSDIEAALDGADCVLAVAPAQALRAMLATAKAHMPKDVPLVLCAKGIERDTGALLSAIAGEILPENPVAALSGPSFATDVARGLPTAVVVAAGNEGLAADLAARFSAQNLRCYSSDDLIGVEIGGALKNVFAIAAGAVTGAELGASAQAAMVTRGFVELRRIGAAFGARPETLMGLSGLGDLLLTCSSAQSRNFAYGLALGQGKPLAGLPLAEGVPTAAIAARIAAERSIDAPIITAVAAILDGTITIRQAVSALMTRPLKTETDV from the coding sequence ATGAACGGCGACGGGCAAAAGCCGCCAAGCGGCTGGCGCATTGCCGTGCTCGGCGGCGGTGCCTGGGGCACGGCGCTGGCACTGGCCATGCTGCGAGCCGATCATTTCGTCCGCCTCTATGCGCGCAACCCGGAGACCGTCGCCGCGATCGACCGTGGCGAAAATCCGCGCTATCTGCCTGGCATCGCGCTCCAGGCCGGCATCGTCGCAACGAGCGACATCGAGGCCGCGCTCGACGGCGCCGACTGCGTGCTGGCGGTGGCGCCGGCGCAGGCGCTGCGCGCCATGCTGGCCACCGCCAAAGCCCATATGCCGAAAGACGTCCCGCTGGTCCTCTGCGCCAAGGGCATCGAACGCGACACCGGCGCGTTGCTGTCGGCGATCGCTGGAGAGATCCTGCCTGAAAATCCGGTCGCCGCCCTGTCCGGCCCGAGCTTCGCCACTGACGTCGCCAGGGGGCTGCCGACGGCCGTGGTGGTCGCCGCCGGCAATGAGGGTCTGGCGGCCGACCTGGCCGCGCGCTTTTCGGCGCAGAATCTGCGCTGCTATTCGAGCGACGACCTGATCGGCGTCGAGATCGGCGGCGCGCTGAAGAACGTCTTTGCCATTGCCGCCGGTGCGGTCACCGGCGCCGAGCTCGGCGCCAGCGCCCAGGCCGCCATGGTGACGCGCGGCTTTGTGGAATTGCGCCGCATCGGCGCTGCTTTCGGCGCCAGGCCGGAGACGCTGATGGGGCTTTCCGGCCTCGGCGACCTGTTGCTAACCTGCTCGTCCGCCCAGTCGCGCAATTTCGCCTACGGGCTGGCGCTTGGGCAAGGCAAGCCACTCGCCGGACTACCACTGGCCGAAGGCGTGCCGACGGCGGCGATCGCCGCCCGCATCGCCGCCGAGCGCAGCATCGATGCGCCGATCATCACCGCGGTCGCCGCCATACTGGACGGCACGATCACCATTCGCCAGGCTGTGTCGGCGCTGATGACAAGGCCGCTGAAGACCGAAACCGACGTGTAA
- the tsaD gene encoding tRNA (adenosine(37)-N6)-threonylcarbamoyltransferase complex transferase subunit TsaD, with amino-acid sequence MRVLGIETSCDETAASVVALDGGGAPKILSDIVLSQIEEHAAFGGVVPEIAARAHVEALDGIIEAALADSGVDLADINAIAATAGPGLVGGLIVGLMTAKAIAAAANKPLIAINHLEGHALTARLTDGLDFPYLLLLVSGGHTQIVAVRGVGDYQRWATTIDDALGEAFDKTAKMLGLPYPGGPNVEQAAATGDAARFAFPRPMKGSAQPDFSFSGLKTAVRQAATAIAPLSDQDVADICASFQAAVADALDDRVSRALNRFRQAFPSELKPALVVAGGVAANRTIKTTLETLCEKAGFAFVAPPLKLCTDNAAMIAWAGIERLRAGIADENSADFVPRSRWPLDSISAPMVGSGRRGAKA; translated from the coding sequence ATCCGCGTTCTGGGCATTGAGACGAGTTGCGACGAAACCGCCGCCAGCGTGGTAGCGCTGGACGGCGGCGGCGCGCCGAAAATCCTGTCCGACATCGTGCTCAGCCAGATCGAAGAGCATGCTGCCTTTGGCGGCGTCGTCCCGGAAATCGCCGCGCGCGCCCATGTCGAGGCGCTGGACGGCATCATCGAGGCCGCGCTTGCCGATTCGGGAGTCGATCTCGCCGATATCAACGCGATCGCTGCGACCGCCGGTCCCGGCCTCGTCGGCGGTCTGATCGTCGGGCTGATGACGGCCAAGGCGATCGCAGCCGCGGCGAACAAGCCGCTGATCGCCATCAACCACCTCGAAGGCCATGCGCTGACCGCGCGGCTGACCGACGGGCTCGACTTTCCCTATCTGTTGCTGCTGGTGTCCGGCGGCCACACGCAAATCGTCGCGGTGCGCGGCGTCGGCGACTACCAGCGCTGGGCGACGACTATCGACGATGCGCTCGGCGAAGCTTTTGACAAGACCGCCAAAATGCTCGGCCTGCCCTATCCAGGCGGGCCCAATGTCGAGCAGGCGGCGGCAACCGGCGACGCCGCGCGCTTCGCCTTCCCGCGGCCGATGAAGGGCTCGGCGCAGCCCGATTTTTCCTTTTCCGGGCTGAAGACCGCCGTGCGCCAGGCAGCGACGGCCATTGCCCCTTTGAGCGACCAGGACGTCGCCGACATCTGCGCCTCGTTCCAGGCGGCGGTGGCGGATGCGCTGGATGATCGTGTTTCGAGGGCGCTGAACCGTTTCCGCCAGGCGTTTCCGAGCGAGTTGAAGCCTGCGCTCGTCGTTGCAGGCGGTGTCGCCGCCAACCGGACGATCAAGACGACACTCGAAACCCTGTGCGAAAAAGCCGGCTTTGCCTTCGTCGCGCCGCCGCTCAAGCTCTGCACCGACAATGCGGCGATGATCGCCTGGGCCGGCATCGAACGGCTGCGCGCCGGCATCGCGGATGAAAACAGCGCCGACTTCGTGCCGCGTTCGCGCTGGCCGCTGGACAGCATCTCCGCTCCGATGGTCGGCTCGGGCCGGCGCGGAGCCAAGGCATGA
- the hemC gene encoding hydroxymethylbilane synthase produces the protein MQTTLKIGTRGSPLALAQAHETQARLMAAHGMPVEAFEVVVISTSGDRIQDRPLSEAGGKGLFTKEIEEALLARRIDIAVHSSKDMPTVLPDGLELSAFLPREDARDAFVGKAAKTIVGLPHGAKVGSSSLRRQALIRRMRPDLDVVMFRGNVQTRLRKLDEGVADGTILAYAGLKRLGLEDVITDLMPLDSFPPAPGQGAICIESRIGDDDVQRMLTAIHDVPTGQALACERAFLAALDGSCRTPIAGHATISRETVLFGGLIISPDGAQFHEVKAEGPAQDAARLGEEAARTVRAKAGEKFFDGWA, from the coding sequence ATGCAAACAACCTTGAAAATCGGAACACGCGGCAGCCCGCTGGCGCTGGCGCAGGCGCATGAAACGCAGGCGCGGCTGATGGCCGCTCACGGTATGCCGGTTGAGGCATTCGAGGTGGTCGTCATCTCGACCAGCGGCGATCGCATCCAGGACCGGCCGCTGTCGGAAGCCGGCGGCAAGGGGCTGTTCACCAAGGAAATCGAGGAGGCGCTGCTGGCGCGCCGCATCGACATCGCCGTGCATTCGTCGAAGGACATGCCGACGGTGTTGCCCGACGGGCTGGAACTGTCTGCCTTCCTGCCACGCGAGGATGCCCGCGACGCTTTCGTCGGCAAGGCGGCCAAAACCATCGTCGGATTGCCGCACGGCGCGAAGGTCGGTTCGTCGTCGCTCAGGCGTCAGGCGCTGATTCGGCGGATGCGGCCGGACCTCGACGTGGTGATGTTCCGCGGCAATGTGCAGACGCGGCTGCGCAAGCTCGACGAGGGCGTCGCCGACGGCACCATCCTTGCCTATGCCGGGCTGAAGCGGCTCGGGCTCGAAGATGTCATCACCGACCTGATGCCGCTCGACAGCTTTCCGCCGGCGCCGGGGCAAGGCGCGATCTGCATCGAAAGCCGCATCGGCGATGACGACGTGCAAAGGATGCTGACGGCAATCCACGACGTGCCGACCGGGCAGGCGCTGGCCTGCGAACGCGCTTTCCTGGCGGCGCTCGACGGTTCCTGCCGCACGCCGATTGCCGGCCATGCGACGATATCGCGCGAAACGGTCCTGTTCGGCGGGCTGATCATCTCGCCGGACGGCGCGCAATTCCATGAGGTCAAGGCGGAAGGCCCGGCGCAGGATGCCGCGCGCCTCGGCGAAGAAGCCGCCAGGACCGTGCGGGCCAAGGCCGGCGAAAAATTCTTCGACGGCTGGGCCTGA
- a CDS encoding uroporphyrinogen-III synthase, which yields MRRVLVTRPEPGASRTAQRLEDLGFKPILLPLTETVALRVDADRVAYNAAAVVVTSANAVRHAPKEIRTALAGLPCHAVGRRTAGAARAAGFLSVSEGPGDAEALADALAGDYAGQTIVYLCGQVRFSGFEQRLQPAGVQVRAVETYDTVALDYSDEAVLARLSGRPVEAVLLYSAKAATAMQALAGRPALAELFRKTCFFALSGRIAAALETVDSEQLRVAPEPSEEALLELLRTSP from the coding sequence ATGCGTCGCGTCCTGGTGACGAGGCCGGAGCCGGGCGCCTCGCGCACGGCACAGCGGCTTGAGGACCTGGGTTTTAAGCCGATCCTGCTGCCGCTGACCGAAACGGTGGCGCTGCGGGTCGATGCGGACAGGGTGGCATATAATGCCGCGGCCGTTGTCGTCACCAGCGCCAATGCCGTGCGCCATGCGCCGAAGGAGATCCGCACGGCGCTCGCCGGTTTGCCTTGCCATGCGGTCGGCAGACGGACAGCGGGGGCCGCCCGTGCAGCCGGGTTTTTGTCCGTTAGCGAAGGGCCGGGCGATGCCGAGGCGCTGGCGGATGCGCTTGCCGGCGACTACGCCGGACAAACCATCGTCTATCTGTGCGGGCAGGTGCGGTTTTCGGGTTTCGAACAGCGGCTGCAGCCGGCAGGCGTTCAGGTTCGCGCCGTCGAGACCTATGACACCGTTGCGCTGGATTATTCCGACGAGGCCGTTCTTGCGCGCTTGTCCGGCCGGCCGGTCGAGGCGGTGCTGCTCTATTCGGCCAAGGCGGCCACAGCGATGCAGGCACTGGCCGGGCGGCCGGCGCTGGCTGAGCTTTTTAGAAAGACATGTTTTTTTGCCCTGTCCGGACGTATCGCCGCAGCCTTGGAGACTGTTGACTCAGAACAGCTTCGTGTTGCGCCGGAGCCCAGCGAGGAGGCGCTGCTGGAGCTTTTGCGGACGTCGCCTTGA
- a CDS encoding COG4223 family protein, whose translation MVKTPKMRHSKSRREPVTIELEPGAVSRVADEDAANGRTDEAKAEEAANASQPEAPEEPVHADQTDIEPWEHAEATPPDGSEQPPEGGAKGPEGPKPTYPAGSEASAKRAFDYNFDDASAKDDSAKAGAADAPKETQTATEDMAAQPKRGGINGIAAGVIGGVIALAAAGALQFAGLLGAPGAGDLSSGGVSLDGVNSEIASLKSEIAGLRDTAGNNDASAKVDGLSSALDQVKTDVVALKSAIEQGGAGDTAGLAALSDKVRQIETAVAALGQTGNTAPVDLGPLNEKLAGLDAAVKSAGETAKAQDGRLAALEQSVSQLSGKVEAQAGQPKVALAIAASALKAALDRGAPFAAELETFTAISPGAPEIAALRPYAEKGVPTRSEIATEMPAAANAMVAASEPSDQNASFLQNLLSSAQSLVKVRPIGAVEGAGAPETVARIEVAVNQGDYAKALSEYDTLPEAVKAAGAEFAGKLKARIEVEKQVDALIASAMKA comes from the coding sequence ATGGTCAAGACGCCGAAGATGCGGCATTCGAAAAGCCGTCGCGAGCCGGTGACCATCGAGCTCGAACCCGGCGCTGTCTCGCGCGTTGCCGACGAGGATGCCGCCAACGGGCGGACCGACGAGGCGAAGGCGGAGGAAGCGGCAAACGCGTCGCAGCCGGAAGCCCCTGAAGAACCCGTGCATGCCGACCAGACCGACATCGAGCCGTGGGAACATGCCGAAGCGACCCCGCCGGACGGCTCGGAGCAGCCGCCAGAGGGTGGCGCCAAAGGTCCTGAAGGGCCCAAACCAACTTATCCGGCCGGCTCGGAGGCATCGGCAAAGCGGGCCTTCGACTACAATTTTGACGACGCATCGGCCAAGGACGATTCGGCCAAGGCGGGCGCCGCGGACGCGCCGAAGGAAACCCAGACAGCGACTGAAGACATGGCAGCACAGCCGAAGCGTGGCGGCATCAACGGCATCGCCGCCGGCGTCATCGGCGGCGTCATCGCGCTGGCTGCCGCCGGAGCGCTGCAGTTTGCCGGCCTGCTCGGCGCGCCAGGGGCTGGCGATTTATCCTCGGGCGGCGTGTCGCTCGATGGCGTCAACAGCGAAATCGCCTCGCTGAAGAGCGAGATTGCCGGGCTTAGGGATACCGCCGGCAACAATGATGCCTCGGCCAAGGTGGACGGGCTGTCGTCGGCGCTCGATCAGGTCAAGACGGATGTCGTGGCGCTGAAGTCGGCGATCGAGCAGGGCGGAGCAGGCGACACTGCCGGGCTTGCAGCCCTCAGCGATAAGGTCAGGCAGATCGAGACGGCGGTTGCGGCGCTTGGCCAGACCGGCAACACGGCGCCGGTCGATCTCGGACCGCTCAATGAGAAGCTGGCCGGGCTCGACGCAGCGGTGAAATCCGCCGGTGAGACGGCGAAGGCGCAGGACGGCCGGCTTGCGGCGCTGGAACAGTCGGTGTCGCAGCTTTCCGGCAAGGTCGAGGCACAGGCCGGGCAGCCCAAGGTTGCGCTCGCCATCGCCGCATCGGCGCTGAAGGCGGCACTCGACCGTGGCGCCCCATTCGCCGCCGAACTCGAAACTTTTACGGCGATTTCGCCGGGTGCTCCAGAGATCGCAGCCTTGCGTCCCTACGCCGAAAAGGGCGTTCCGACCCGGTCGGAGATCGCAACCGAAATGCCTGCCGCGGCCAATGCGATGGTTGCTGCCTCCGAGCCTTCCGACCAGAATGCCAGCTTCCTGCAAAACCTGCTGTCGAGCGCGCAATCGCTGGTCAAGGTCAGGCCGATCGGTGCCGTCGAAGGCGCTGGCGCTCCGGAAACCGTCGCCCGCATTGAGGTGGCGGTCAATCAGGGCGATTACGCCAAGGCGCTCAGCGAATACGATACGCTGCCCGAGGCGGTGAAGGCTGCCGGCGCCGAATTTGCCGGCAAATTGAAGGCGCGAATCGAGGTCGAGAAGCAGGTTGACGCGCTGATCGCCAGTGCGATGAAGGCGTGA